Genomic DNA from Triticum dicoccoides isolate Atlit2015 ecotype Zavitan chromosome 4B, WEW_v2.0, whole genome shotgun sequence:
gatattgggttcgctaacacaaatctcatagatttatggaatgttaaacatgatgccaaacaaactgaggccaacttgctacgatcgttacttcaaatcaaaacaaagatataatattctttccttacaacttcaagtgagtgttactgtcttgtgcatattcggtttcccttattactcgaggttatagtaacgtaactgatgagttatgcatgcatgcgcaacttccactttattctactagagattaagcttgagcagggactagtaaccgtcacaGACTCGAGACAAAAAGATACCGAGGAGTATGCGGCCATGACTAAAATGCTTGAGaagtaagttcaattgatcattatcgcaccatatccgcaactttgttcatttcctgatatcaagtaattgttttctttgtctggccggGTTTGGAATGATTTCACCGCAGAACCTCCGGGATTGCCGGGGGAGCTGCGatttaaacacccgaaagtaagtactactagctagttccgcgcatctccctttgattctagctagtttcatcaataccatttagcatgctttcttatcagtttgattgacctctatttcttgtaaagtggttgtggcaggaacccgggtATAATtattgtggatactacatttgtgagttcatccgccacacgacctatgagcggggctactctaaaaaacaatatgaagtgtgtatgcaacaatattcacaattttaatttattaccatcatttttgtcgagtttcattcatatatatgtattgacgcccttcttcaaattagatgtttcagatgcgggatgaactcctaccacaagatcgcatacgagcaattcaagaggaattggcgggattctttcttgaccacgtcatcgataaagacggagaataccatgtggaacttgagttcagatgttaggggatggtaagagatcttatattgtatatatgtagccagtagcgtcagatagatatacgaaaacttgttgttcgaccaatctctcagaaaaggagaggtcgatcacttctctctgtatatgttcatgacgatcttctatacttaatggtttccttcatttgcttactagctagctagcgtgttgaGTCCTCTCTATACANNNNNNNNNNNNNNNNNNNNNNNNNNNNNNNNNNNNNNNNNNNNNNNNNNNNNNNNNNNNNNNNNNNNNNNNNNNNNNNNNNNNNNNNNNNNNNNNNNNNNNNNNNNNNNNNNNNNNNNNNNNNNNNNNNNNNNNNNNNNNNNNNNNNNNNNNNNNNNNNNNNNNNNNNNNNNNNNNNNNNNNNNNNNNNNNNNNNNNNNNNNNNNNNNNNNNNNNNNNNNNNNNNNNNNNNNNNNNNNNNNNNNNNNNNNNNNNNNNNNNNNNNNNNNNNNNNNNNNNNNNNNNNNNNNNNNNNNNNNNNNNNNNNNNNNNNNNNNNNNNNNNNNNNNNNNNNNNNNNNNNNNNNNNNNNNNNNNNNNNNNNNNNNNNNNNNNNNNNNNNNNNNNNNNNNNNNNNNNNNNNNNNNNNNNNNNNNNNNNNNNNNNNNNNNNNNNNNNGacccgtggatgccttttggtcccggctggtgctaccaaccgggacaaaaggccctcctgcctgggcaatccgcagcggccacatggagccccatttgtcccggttcataggaGAACCGGGACTAAGGGTaatgggctttagtaccgaccctttagtcccggtccggAAACCGGGACAAATGATCCTTATGAACTGGGACAAATGGGTCTTTTTCTaatagtgactgtatctcatgagcctgatcCAATACCGAACGGTTATCAACCATCCTttaatcatggaactgctccatggcatacagttcactcccaGCATCGGTTGCGCGGAACATAGCTTCGAGCGCATCCCACAAGTTTTTGGCAACACGCATATGGTTGCCTCCCTAAACacattctcctgttcaggagcaatcattATCGTGGGAGACACACCaccaacccagaacacgttcattgcCGTGAGCCACAAGGTGGTCCTAGTCTGACAATGCTTAAAATGCGTTCCAGTAAACTTTTCTGGTTTTAGAGTAGCGGCAAAGCCATGAGTAGAAAAGTGCCTAAAATAagatttttggatttttggaaatattagcacttttccaattagactaatccacgagtaaacagtaagcatggaAAATATGGTATGCAATTCATATCGATTcctaagcatactagcacgtacAGAACATACAAGCAAACcatctatgagcagcacatatacgCCTAGCACAAGCACGAGTAAAtgagggatgaacagatcatatCCTCCGGTTagccaggccaacgcggcggcggcagcagcaaccTTGGTttcgtccgtggccttcttctaggcggcggcggccatggtgttGACGCAGGGGAAGTACTGGAAGCAGAGATGGACGGAGCTGGGGACGGACCGGgagcggctcggctcattcccgcaacccgcggcgtgcgcgcgtcgtgacgaggcgtgccgTGGCGAGGCGGGCGCGGAGGAGAAGGAGCGTGCGTGTACAACTCCTATTCCCAAGCTCCCAATAGCAAGTGGTAGAGCAGACCGTATAAAGAGGTCTCACTCTTCTTACTGTAGCAGTATGAGACTAAACTTCCCACACTTCCCACCACTTGCCGTACACATGCATGGGCCTTAGAGATTAACTAGGAAttattgtcttatatgggcctaaacCCATCCATAATCCATCAGTATACGCGGCCTCATCTACATTTCTATAATGAACACGTTAGAATATTTGTAACTCTAGAACAAAGGCAATTTGAACCAATACTTCgaaaaaaattataaaaacaaGGCTCACCACCTTCTCTAACCGCAATTTTAGCAGTCATATACCCCCGTCCCTCTCGCAACCCACCTGTGGGCCACCCGGGGGGAAGCCCTAGCCGCCCTCCCCCTCGagccctcccacctcccacccTCCTCGCCGCCATCCTCAGCGCCACCAGGCAATGCCTGGCTAGcagggcggcggcaggacttcttcCCCTTCGAGCATCTTCACCGGCACGGGACGACTGGATCGCGAGGATGCGCTGGGTTTACGTGTGGTCCGGCGGCGCGGCGGGCGGGCTACGTACCCTTGCCGGCGTTGGAATCACATCTCGCAGTGTGGTGACGGCTAGTCGGCTTGGCTATgttttctttttggagaatctacgTGGTCggatcccagatgcagaggccggggattttCCTCCTTTTCGCTATGTTTTTTTTTGTGGAGAATCTATGGTATGCGTAAAGGCTACTACAACCTTGGGCAACCAAATACGGGTCGACCTGCTCGTTCTGGTCCTAGTAACTTCTTTTAGCCGCAGATCGAAAGGTAGAGATTAATTTGGTCAAGTCGAACGGTATGTTTTCAAAAACGAGAGTGTAGTACTTATCCCAACTCAGAAAGGTCCCGTCTCCCATATGACCTCGGTCCCCAGAGTAGCTACCAAATAGTTCTTTGGTTCCGTTGTCTGATCCATACCCCAACAACGTTCAATGTATACCGGGTAGGCGAATTCCTGTGCAGAACTGCCGATACAAAAAAACAAGGTCATTCGTTTCCCAAAGAAGGGGCTCCAAGGAACAAAGGCGTCCAACCTACACGGCCATGGCTGGTCACCACCCTCGGGTCTTCTGCCAATAAATGCCCTAGGTCACTAGTAGCCAATAGCATTCCAACATGCACACATGCCCTTTCCACCACTAGTGTCCTTCTTCTGCCTTGTATTCTCTCCCTGTCAACTCATCCACACACCACACTCAGACCCTCCCTCTCTAACTATAAGATGGCACACCCCTCTCAATCTCAAGTAGGGAGAGTATCACATCCAATATTCTAGGCATCCATCCATCCCTCTAATCACAAGCACTCtctcgctagctagctagctagctagccctCCTACAGAGGAGcccatgatgtgtgtgtgtgtgtgtgtgtgtgtgtgaactcGGGATGAGCTAGGTACCAGTGCCCCTCCTCCTCATCGCCCCTCTGCAACTCCCATGAGAGATTTATCTCCTCCTAGTCCTAGACCTCTTTCaccatctctctctttctctcttgcaCACACAGACACACAAGCGTGAAGAGCGGCTTATGCATGGCCGGACACAGCTGATAATAGCTCCTAGGCCACAGCCACACGCCTCTCTCACACACAGTAGAAGCGCGCAGCTAGCAGTTGCTCTTCTTCCGAGGGCCTAGGGACGGGAGGTCTCAGGGGTCTTAGAGTCCCATCACTAAAGCATGTTTCCTTTCTATGATTCCCCTAGCCCCATGGACTTGCCCCTTTACCAACAGCTGCAGATCAGCCCTCCCTCGCCAAAGGCGCCGGATCACCAATCCTTGCTCTACTACCATTCCTCCCCTGCATTTGCCGCCGACTCCTTCCACCACAGCTACCTCTGTGCCGGTGCCGCGACGCCCACGCCGCCCGCGGCCGAGATCGACAACCAGTCGCCGCCGGAGCTGCTGCTGATGGATCAGGCTCCGGCGCCAAGGGCAGACGGTGTTGGAACCGCACAAGGCCTGCACGGCGGTGGAGGCCTCGACAGCGCGGCGGCCGCCGCGGCCAGGAAAGACCGGCACAGCAAGATATGCACCGCCGGCGGGATGAGGGACCGGCGGATGCGGCTCTCCCTCGACGTCGCCCGCAAGTTCTTCGCGCTCCAGGACATGCTCGGCTTCGACAAGGCCAGCAAGACGGTGCAATGGCTCCTCAATACGTCAAAGGGCGCCATCAGGGAGGTCATGACTGACGAGGCGTCCTCCGACTGCGAGGAGGACGGCTCCAGCAGCCTCTCCGTCGTCGACGGCAAGCACAAGCCGCCAGGGACGGAGGCTGAAGGTGGTGATCACGGCGAGGGGAAGAAGCAGGTGCCAAGGGCAGCCAGAAGGGCACCCGCCAATCCAAAGCCGCAAAGGAAATTGGCCAGTGCGCACCCGATCCCCGACAAGGAGTCGAGGACGAAGGcgcgggagagggcgagggagcggACTAGGGAAAAGAACCGGATGCGATGGGTGACGCTCGCGTCCACAATTAACATCGAGCCGGCAGCCACCGgcatggcggcggcgagggcggacgAGTTCGTCACGAGGCCGAACAATTTGATCAGTCGCTCCTCGTCCATGAACACAGCAAGAGCTGAATTGGAGGAGGGGTGCTCGTCGTCCATGCCGAGCGAAGCgatcatggctggcttcggcaatgGAGGATACGGAAGCAGCGGTAACTACTACCAGTATCAGCTGGAGCAGCAATGGGAGCTCGGTGGAGTGGTGTTTCCCAACTCCCAGCCCTACTGAGAAGCGGCGACATGCGTACGGTACAAGAACTACTCCCGCTGTCTCGCCTTGCACGTGCACTTATATACATACTGCTTTGTTCAATGGATTATTTGTGTAATAATTTTCTTGTGAATTAACTTTGTGACGGTGAACTTGCCTTGGTCATTGCATGATGCAGTATTGTAGTTGAAGCTACTACTAGTCCAGAACCTGTGTTGATTAATTCATGTAATTCATGCGTGGATTCTAATCTCCATTTCTTAATTCTATAATTGTCAAACTGGAATCCGACCAGATCTGCTATTCTGGTGAATGAATTGCTTAATTGATGAATGGCAGATGAGTTTGATTTTCAATTGTTTCATTTCATAGAACAGTTTCCTGTTGCCTGTTGGATCCTAATACTTGGAGTAGCTTTAACTAACAACACGGCGCTTCAATGTTACATACATATACTAACGAGCATTGATCGAGTTAAATTCTTATGTACCAATACATATCAAAATATGTATATATTTATGCATAGTTTCATTTCATACAATGCATATTTAGACCTCAAAGCATGGTGGTACATATACTCACAAGTCACAAACATTGGGTTAAATTCTCATGACATCTGCTGAAAAAGGAGTAGGTTGATTAATTAGGTATATTTATGCATATACTCACAAATCACTCAAGCTGGTACCGCTGATTGGTAAAAGAAAGTCTTCATGTTTGAATAATCaagatttgtttattcagctgacaAATTTTAGAGTGTCAATCTTGTAACATCACCGTCCGATTAAAGGACTATGTATGTTAACTTTGTCAACAAATTCTGGTTTCTTGATGATAACGTTAACACTGTTGAAGTTAAAACACCGATTGCCATCAaacatacatttttataaaaaatacGTTAGGAAAACCTGCATCTGCGTGTACTAGTTCTATGCATGATTTTACGACCATAATTGATTTGCTAGTTAGTATCGTTTGTAAAAGCTGAACGCAGTCATACATGTTGGGGCACTAACATTGTACGTATCGTTTCAAATTGATAACAGGAGAAAGTTAATTTATTAATCTCAAATTGAACGATTTGTAAAAGCTGCATATGATGTTCTTTTTGCCACTTGTGAAGGAATTATGAAATTTGGGCAATCCACCACTACATGGGTAGCCAGCTGCAAATGAGCAAGGTAAAATTTTGGAGCCTCCAAATTATTCAATAGAACTAAGAAGAATGGAAATATATAAATTTGGGGGTATGAGTAGTATTACAGTATGTACTCCCTTTTCTAACTCCCTTGAGATTAGGATACAGTACTGGACCGTTCCAACTTCTTTGAAGTTATATTTTGTCCTCATCAAATTTCTTTAAGTTTGACCAAGTCTAAAAATATAACAACAAGTACAACAGCAAATTAGTTGCACTAGATCTATCCGAAAATACATTTTCGTACTATATATATGATGTAGAAGATATTAGCAAGTACAACATCAAATTAGTTGCATTATATCCATTGTAAAATATAATTTCAAGTTTGAGTTGGTACAAAGCTAGAACATCGATTGCGGAGCGAAGGGAGTGTAGTCTTATCTGTTTGAGCAAGCATGTGCAAATAATAATTTTGGTGAGGCGTGGCATAGTTACAAAATTATCCTAGTTAGCTGAGATACTAATAAGATATACTccttccgtccggaaatacttgtcggaggaatggatgtatctagatgcaatttagttctagatacatctattttcatccatttctccgacaagtatttccggacagagggagtatatgcatatgcatgcttccagCCCCGCACAATCATAAATTAGAACATGTACATAATAATAATCTTTTCAGCCGTTTATCTCCTTGTAATTTTAGATTTTACACTGACTCTTCATTTTAGCATTTAACCACATATAGTATGTCGACTGTCATCTAGACCAGAGCTATATATCCTCCATATATAATAGAATATGAGCACTAATTTTCCTTTCCACTTGACATACCACTTTTGTTTTCCGGTTGAGATACAAAACAATAATATTGTCAATGGAACGAATATTCCTCCCCTGATAGACCTATAAATGATGTCAGACCAACATATTTCCCTTGACAATGTTCTATACAtcgtttaacatttttaaaatatactAATACCTTTTCTATTTTGTATTGCACATAAGCAATGACTCAATATAAATTTTCTTAAATAAGTAAGTCTTGTTGCCATAAATTATCAGGATAATGGAGCTTAATTATCACCATTACACTGGCCCAAATTGAAGACAATGGTTTAGAAATCATTAATATATGAAACAGAAACACCTCTGGATTAGTCACAACACTTCCCATAGAATAAATAATTCATTTCATAAAGACAGATAATATATATAGGAGTAAATTACTGCTACCAAGTACCAAGCATTTAATAGAGACATTTTGTGGTAAATTTTGTTTGCGGTAAAGGTTGGGGAGGAAGCAACAAAATGGAAACCAGCTTTGCTAAGACATAATTTTTCAAACGCAAAATCAAACCAGGTGTATAGCTGCTAGAGAGTAAAACGTCAAATTAAGTATGACATACTCCTACCAACCTATGGAGTTTTCTAACCAATTCACGAGCGCAGCAGCGCATCTGCAATAAAGGAATTTAGTTACCATGAATCAGAGAGTGCTGCTGCAcctgctaggtgtgtcggccaaatGTCACCGCACTATGGGCTAGCTGTAGCAGTAAAATCAACTATTTCTGCACGGAAATTGTACACGGAttaattgcatgcatgcatgtccaGCAGCTAGCCTCAAAGGTCACATGCATCCTGTACTAGAAGAAATTAGGACAAACAGTGTCCACATGTATCTTGTCTTGTCATTCTGAAGTACTTCAGTTAAGAAACACAAAGGCGATTGTATATGTGAACATGCAATACGTACCTCGCTAGGACTAGGTACTTCTCCCGCGAAGTACAAGAGTACTGTTCAAGCTTCAGCCCGGGCGGCCAGCTGCTAGCCAGTAGGAGAATATATATTATGTAATGAAATTAAGCTCTTCAGCAAAGCAATTATGCACATACGTACATATCACTTGGCCCTTAAGTAGGCAACCATGTGCACATGGCGTGAACAAAATTCTGCTTGCAGGAAGCACTTTGATCGGATGTGCAGAAAAAGGCTTCAATTTTAGTGATGCGGTATTAATTGAGACATGTACTTGATATGGTAGTATTCACTTGATACAATATTAATGGATCTGCAGAACAAATAGGCAGCAATATTAATTATTGGAAGAGAGTAATTTTGGTTTGTATATCTCCAGGTCAATTTGCAAAGGCAGTGGTAGAGTTTTTAAGCGGTTATGGTTATATCCTATTGAGTGTGTTGATGTAATATGACTGCAAGATagataatgtactccctccgtcccatataaGACATTATTACATCTAATATACTGAGTGTATTAGATGTAATAATGTCAGTATATTGGATGTaataacgtcttatattatgggacggggggAGTATAATATTAGCACAAGGAATCGACAAATTTAAACTATGTCGGGACTCGGGACATTGATCTAACCTATCAGATGTAGAACGATAATGTATAATATCAACACAAGGAAATCAACTAAGTTAAAGTGTGTAGGTACATGAATCAAACCTATCCGACATAAAATTATTGGCAGGTTGAAGTTGCACTGAGGGTTGATCCACTTCCACGATGCGACGAAAATAGTGTCGGTTGACATATCCTTTGAATGAGATCAAACTATCATGACTCATGAGTAGTACCTTCGTTACAGATGTCTTGCAATGATAGGAATAATTGCAAATTTTCATACCTCGGGTATTAATTGGCATAGTTAAGATCGAAAGTGGCATGCTTccctttgaaatacaagcacatttgCATTCAAGGTACAAGGAATGTTTATGTGGTGCAGCACCACAAGAAATGTCTAATCAAGTTTCTCATATCCAAAGATATTTTAGAAATTATAATAATATTCGCCACATTTATCATTTGATGGGGGAAACCGGAGATTTTGCTTTGTATGATATAAATCAGTCGCTAAAGTTTCCAATTTTAGTTGTCATTTCGGACTAGGATACAATCTCTTGTACATTTCTAATACCATTTTTTCTAGTACTATGCTTCAAAAGAAATGAAAAACAAAGTATCATGAAAGTATATGTTTCATGTCAGATTAATTACAGTCAAAGTTTTAAATTATTGAGCTTGATTTTTTTTGCTTATATTGAACTTGATTTTTAACATGTACATAATCTGCAATACATACTAGTTCTATGTTTCTGAAATATTTAAAAAAtagtccctctgtaaacaaatataggaAACGTCTTACATTTGTTTACAAAGGTAGTATATAACTGAGGCACACTTCCATAAAAAGTTTACCCATATTTTTTTGTGACAAATCTGATGGTCCAGTGTTTGAAATGTTGATCATGTGCATTACAAAGGTATTCGAGTGCCCAATCTCATTCTAAATTACATCATGGCTACAGTTTATGTTAGCTCAACTCTTAACTCATTCATATTAATGAAATAAAATAGAGAGTAGGGTCAAGTAAGTGTTATGTCAATACAAACATGTACTCCTCTCCTTGAGCTCCGTTGCCCTACCGATTTAATTGTCACCCGGTGATTGCCATCAGCAAGTATGGTAGGCCTTGTTAACGTTCCTTTGTGGGTTGTAATAGTGGCAGTCTCTATAGACTAATAGTACCCCCCCGTGCCATATCAAAGCAATCAGTCTTACCTTTCGTTGCAAAATCATCTTCAACTGCAAAGATCTTAACCATATATAGACAATTTTGATGAAAAACGTGTTAATTCAACCGTCTTGAGTATCATGGATCTTCCTAAACCTCTAGCATGTATATGAAACATTTATATATAGGTGTACTTGTATCAATAAAGTTGCATAGTGCTCCAACATTTAGCTGGGAATTAGTGGGACGAGGATAATAAACTTCAAATGCATATTTGACCCACGCACCATATATACTTTATGAGCATCTTCGAGAGATTGAGCCGGCAAATATTGAGATTAACACCTCATAGTTGAGGAGAACATTGTCTCCCAGTGAATGAACATCACCGGAAAGCCTAGAAAAAATCAAGGAAGATTCGAGCAGCCGTGTAAGTCTAGGGCTTGAATCTAGGCGGGCTCGTTCCAAGACAATGAAACTAAATATCCCAGCTATACGCTCAATTCACAAGTACGATTCTGTTTTCAAAAATGGCCAAATTGAGTTTTTTAGGGAATGATCAAATTGAGTTGAGTTACTTTTGTCCACTAAGCTAAAATACATGGATTAAAGGTGGCCTTGGACCGGGTTTGTCCCAggctgactcatcaagcatgaatAGGCGCCAATCAATACCACCTTTGTGTTTCTTCGTACTCCTTCAAGCGCAAAAGTATTCCACCAAAATAAAGCACCAAACCCCTTTTCTCACCATGAAGCTTGTTCGTGATGTTGGTCGATTAGCGTCACTCCTTGGCCTTCTGTTCTTTCCCCTCCGCCATTGTTCCAATTTCCAGCACACAATCCCCGCTGCTCCGGCCTGGCAGAGGGATCGGCCGGCCACGCCGTCCTGAACATGGTCGAGCAAGCGGTCGTGAGTTCGTGACTCGTGGTGGATAGGCAACATCTCTCTTATCATCACCAAAACAGAGCAGCAGTTACGTTGCTTAATTAATCTACAGCTCATACATATAGGACAGAAACTTAGAGAGTAAAAACTAAGAACAGTAGAGTATCGATGGTTCACTTACAAGATATAGCCAAGCGACCAGGATGCAGGCATCCAGGACCAGAAAGCAGCAACGAGACGACACGCACACAAGAGCACGATTGGCTTGCATGCTTTAGCCTGATTTGACACCGAGCATAGCCTTCCCGCTCTGCGGTGTGTCGCAACTCACAACAAGATTACGCCCATGAGGACGAGGGAACAGCGGAGAAAGAGGCTGAAGAAGGACGGCAGCAGgagcggaagaagaagaagaagaagaaagagggagGATAGTGTGGTTGATTATTGGCTTATCTACGCGTTGGAGGGTTGGAGCAGATGTCTTATTCTCTTATTTTGCCCGGGTTCTTGGGGAGGGAAAATTAAGGTCGACAAAGGGAGATCCCCAGGTGGCATCTCTCACAGTGCCTCTCTCTCCTAGAGACAGGAAGCTAACCTGATGGTCTC
This window encodes:
- the LOC119293274 gene encoding transcription factor TB1-like gives rise to the protein MFPFYDSPSPMDLPLYQQLQISPPSPKAPDHQSLLYYHSSPAFAADSFHHSYLCAGAATPTPPAAEIDNQSPPELLLMDQAPAPRADGVGTAQGLHGGGGLDSAAAAAARKDRHSKICTAGGMRDRRMRLSLDVARKFFALQDMLGFDKASKTVQWLLNTSKGAIREVMTDEASSDCEEDGSSSLSVVDGKHKPPGTEAEGGDHGEGKKQVPRAARRAPANPKPQRKLASAHPIPDKESRTKARERARERTREKNRMRWVTLASTINIEPAATGMAAARADEFVTRPNNLISRSSSMNTARAELEEGCSSSMPSEAIMAGFGNGGYGSSGNYYQYQLEQQWELGGVVFPNSQPY